One genomic segment of Sanyastnella coralliicola includes these proteins:
- a CDS encoding M23 family metallopeptidase yields MFQYRTFLSVIFCVLFFALTAEAQHGTRSGFRSPLDIPLNLSGNFGEFRSNHFHTGLDIKTQGRTGLPVYAIAEGHISRIKISSYGYGTVIYVDHPNGYTSVYAHLSKLNDKIEDFLRDAQYELESWEVDLYPGVGLIPIDSSEVIAWTGNSGSSGGPHLHFEIRETESEFPVNPLLWDFPVADSRAPALRGIQVVPLEDSSQVMGTHRSQLIATNGTSGKVSLTRKGPIPVYGPVGVGVHTIDQLDNNSNICGIFRLEVFLDNELLFEEKLEQLDFATNRFMNAHMDFATMKQEKKSIHRTFRLPYNRLPIYRTVKNNGRIELPDNQIHSVLVKVYDVHGNTSEVSFDLQQVDEPNASAESGSLKPSGARRCAFDKVNTIRTEGCNLFIPEGRLYDDAYVWINEVRGGPLSVKSPYFEVGNRFEPVHDEMILKINAEDVPDSLVDKLMILQYNPGKKRYYNRGGSYKIGWVNARVKAFGTYVVGMDTVPPVIKTRKATRKDLSFTITDDLSGIDHWEARVDGKWIRMHFDHKKARLWYKSEDGIIDEESKYLLLRVWDERGNVAETEVSF; encoded by the coding sequence ATGTTCCAGTACCGTACATTTCTATCTGTGATTTTCTGTGTGTTGTTTTTCGCCTTAACGGCGGAAGCCCAGCACGGTACGCGCTCTGGATTCCGTTCCCCACTTGACATTCCATTGAATCTTTCAGGGAACTTTGGTGAGTTCCGTTCGAATCACTTTCACACTGGCCTTGACATCAAAACACAAGGTCGTACGGGTTTGCCTGTTTACGCTATCGCGGAAGGGCATATCAGCCGAATTAAGATATCTTCCTATGGGTACGGAACGGTGATCTATGTCGATCACCCCAACGGCTACACTTCGGTTTATGCCCACCTCAGTAAGCTGAACGATAAGATTGAAGACTTCCTCCGTGACGCACAGTATGAGCTGGAATCGTGGGAGGTAGATCTGTACCCTGGTGTTGGACTGATCCCCATCGACTCTTCTGAGGTCATCGCATGGACTGGCAACAGCGGCTCTTCTGGTGGACCTCACCTTCATTTCGAGATTCGTGAGACCGAGTCAGAGTTTCCAGTCAATCCCTTGCTCTGGGATTTTCCAGTAGCTGATTCGAGAGCACCGGCCTTGAGAGGTATCCAGGTGGTTCCGCTTGAGGACTCAAGTCAGGTTATGGGAACGCATCGTTCGCAATTGATTGCTACCAATGGCACTTCTGGTAAGGTCTCGCTAACGCGGAAAGGCCCCATTCCTGTCTATGGACCAGTCGGAGTCGGGGTGCACACCATTGATCAACTTGATAACAACAGCAACATCTGCGGAATCTTCCGACTCGAAGTCTTCCTTGACAATGAATTGCTCTTCGAAGAAAAGCTCGAGCAACTCGATTTTGCCACCAACCGCTTCATGAATGCACACATGGATTTCGCCACCATGAAGCAAGAGAAGAAGAGTATCCACCGAACCTTCCGTTTGCCCTACAACCGTCTGCCTATCTACCGTACGGTGAAGAACAACGGACGAATAGAACTACCGGATAATCAAATTCACTCAGTTCTAGTGAAGGTCTATGATGTTCACGGTAATACGAGCGAAGTAAGTTTCGATCTTCAACAAGTTGATGAGCCTAACGCTAGCGCGGAATCAGGTAGCTTGAAACCATCAGGTGCGCGTAGGTGTGCATTCGATAAGGTCAATACCATTCGCACAGAAGGTTGCAATCTCTTCATCCCAGAAGGCAGACTCTATGACGACGCCTACGTGTGGATCAATGAAGTTCGCGGAGGTCCGCTCTCTGTCAAGTCACCTTACTTCGAAGTAGGGAACCGTTTTGAGCCGGTCCACGACGAAATGATTCTCAAAATCAACGCTGAAGACGTACCCGATTCCCTTGTGGACAAACTAATGATCCTTCAATACAACCCAGGGAAGAAACGCTACTACAACCGCGGCGGCAGCTATAAAATCGGTTGGGTCAACGCTCGCGTAAAAGCCTTCGGCACCTACGTTGTTGGAATGGACACTGTTCCTCCAGTCATCAAAACACGCAAAGCCACGCGCAAAGACCTCTCTTTCACCATCACAGATGATCTCTCCGGCATCGACCACTGGGAAGCCCGCGTAGACGGCAAATGGATCCGTATGCACTTCGACCACAAAAAAGCCAGACTCTGGTACAAATCAGAAGACGGAATAATTGATGAAGAGTCGAAATACCTCCTGTTGCGTGTGTGGGATGAGAGGGGGAATGTGGCTGAGACTGAAGTTTCTTTTTAG
- a CDS encoding leucine-rich repeat domain-containing protein has translation MVIRKLLFSLLFLSSTVMFGQRDSVYTSLEDALKNPLEVYQLDLSYFYGLDGAYNPSIVPLKRLSGEIGKLENLEILRLSNNRLTELPKQICNLSSLKILELDGNQLKRLPTRIGDLKALKRLDLYYCGLTELPSSFNQLASLEELVLTYNPVQLTNELEGLTSLHRLVMAHCQLEEIPASFNTLTGLKEWSLNDNKLMTLPKLDKLTQLEVIHLGSNQFSAFPESLLELKALEYLNLSRNRLTEIPESIKALQQLQSVAFNHNYGLTTVIESITWLPNLTSFEAYHTAIVEEELRAIYAYVGRR, from the coding sequence ATGGTCATTCGAAAGCTGCTCTTTTCGCTTCTCTTTTTGTCGAGCACGGTGATGTTCGGACAACGTGATTCAGTGTACACTTCATTGGAGGATGCATTGAAGAACCCGTTGGAGGTGTATCAACTCGATTTGTCTTATTTCTATGGACTGGATGGGGCGTATAACCCAAGCATTGTTCCTTTGAAACGTTTGAGTGGTGAGATTGGAAAACTTGAGAATCTTGAAATTCTGCGTCTTTCGAATAATCGACTGACAGAGCTACCAAAGCAGATCTGCAACTTATCATCGTTAAAAATTTTGGAGCTTGATGGCAATCAGTTGAAGCGATTGCCGACTCGTATTGGAGATTTGAAAGCCTTGAAGCGTCTGGATCTGTATTACTGTGGTTTGACAGAATTACCATCGTCGTTTAATCAGTTGGCTTCGCTTGAAGAACTCGTGCTAACCTACAATCCGGTTCAACTTACCAATGAACTCGAAGGATTAACATCTCTTCACCGACTGGTCATGGCGCATTGTCAATTGGAGGAAATTCCTGCGTCATTCAATACCCTCACAGGGTTAAAGGAATGGTCATTGAATGACAACAAACTTATGACCTTACCAAAGCTGGACAAGCTGACACAACTGGAAGTAATTCATCTTGGAAGCAATCAATTCTCCGCATTTCCAGAAAGTTTGTTGGAGCTTAAGGCATTGGAATACCTGAATCTCTCTCGAAATAGGCTAACAGAAATACCTGAGTCGATCAAGGCTTTGCAGCAATTACAAAGCGTCGCCTTCAATCACAATTACGGACTAACAACGGTCATCGAATCCATCACTTGGTTGCCAAATCTGACCAGTTTTGAAGCATACCATACAGCGATTGTGGAGGAGGAGTTGAGGGCTATTTACGCTTATGTAGGAAGGCGTTAG
- a CDS encoding serine hydrolase domain-containing protein, with the protein MTKNCLFLSLLAFLFVQCTTPVVVEEPEVDLYAPLTEVMDSIATHSLIPGFSVGMVDYGRVVYTEGFGFQNLEDSIPFTDQTVNCVASISKTVIGFSVAKLVDEGKLSLDMPVNDILPFEVIHPMYPETAITLRHLVTHTAGLTDSFDPEEVGEADINLIEEITYEDDSIQVFMNEELAYYRMGIPLSQEETLQRYLDVKGKWYSEENYEAFEPGTQYSYSNIGSELAAVIVEIVAGKPFHEYTEEILFTPLGMTNTAWFNRELPDSLVTHIYMPDDWDDPQESIRHPRYEYTAYASGGIKTSAHDLGLYLEEMLKGARGNGTLLSKSGYQLLFTPQLNASHFPEERDPHPLNDEYNVGLFWSVSSTGMILHNGGSIGVFSFLYFDPNDNSGAWGFCNLPIGDFGVIRDEVFEFEV; encoded by the coding sequence ATGACCAAGAACTGCCTTTTCCTTTCACTCCTAGCCTTTCTATTCGTACAATGCACTACACCCGTTGTAGTTGAAGAACCTGAAGTTGACCTTTACGCTCCGCTTACCGAGGTCATGGACTCCATTGCCACACATTCTCTGATTCCAGGTTTTTCTGTTGGAATGGTTGATTATGGAAGGGTGGTTTACACCGAAGGATTCGGCTTTCAGAATTTGGAAGACAGTATTCCTTTCACCGATCAAACGGTGAATTGTGTGGCATCTATTTCGAAAACGGTGATTGGTTTTTCTGTGGCGAAGCTGGTCGATGAAGGAAAACTCTCCCTTGATATGCCGGTTAACGACATACTACCGTTTGAGGTGATTCACCCCATGTATCCAGAGACAGCTATTACTCTACGCCACCTAGTAACACATACCGCTGGTCTCACAGACTCCTTCGACCCAGAAGAAGTAGGCGAAGCAGATATCAATCTCATAGAAGAAATCACCTACGAAGACGATAGTATTCAAGTCTTCATGAATGAAGAGTTAGCTTACTATCGCATGGGGATTCCGTTATCCCAAGAAGAAACCTTGCAACGCTACCTTGATGTGAAAGGCAAGTGGTACAGCGAAGAAAACTACGAGGCTTTTGAGCCAGGCACCCAATACAGTTACTCGAATATCGGATCTGAGCTGGCAGCGGTCATCGTTGAAATCGTAGCAGGAAAACCTTTCCATGAATACACTGAGGAGATTCTCTTCACTCCACTAGGAATGACCAATACAGCATGGTTCAACCGCGAACTCCCCGATTCATTGGTCACCCACATCTACATGCCAGATGATTGGGACGACCCTCAAGAATCGATTCGCCATCCTCGATACGAATACACAGCCTACGCTAGTGGAGGAATCAAAACCTCGGCCCATGACCTTGGCTTATACCTCGAAGAAATGCTCAAAGGTGCCCGTGGCAATGGAACACTTTTAAGCAAGTCGGGATATCAACTCCTGTTCACTCCCCAACTCAACGCTAGTCATTTCCCTGAAGAACGCGACCCTCACCCGCTCAACGACGAATACAACGTGGGCCTCTTCTGGTCGGTTTCATCCACTGGAATGATCCTCCACAACGGCGGTTCTATCGGAGTCTTCTCCTTCCTCTACTTTGATCCAAATGACAATTCAGGAGCGTGGGGCTTCTGCAACCTCCCGATTGGTGATTTTGGGGTGATACGAGATGAAGTGTTTGAATTTGAAGTCTAG
- a CDS encoding T9SS type A sorting domain-containing protein, with product MNLLSASLGLLLSVSLGLNCSAQVFTNADFEDFTDCPEFLGEVGKAEGWITVITNADYYNCGFTAEVFPSPTEASSGTGYMGMGTYGNLNGSAESIGQVLSEPLVVGTTYSFTVDVKDVTGGSFGQDCTGLCIYGFVGQPTEGLAFIHTQDLEGAVELACSDQVSSSEWTTVPLSFTADQAYDFIVLTPGVSPQCYHYFFIDNIQQEDLVNVQETSAELKINTSLRRGDQLIISAWTPNFNIGWYDLSGRLIRQGTLNKVPAELTSGVYFVQVSESGVPVHSQRVLIVD from the coding sequence ATGAATCTACTTTCCGCAAGTTTAGGATTATTACTAAGCGTTTCGCTAGGTCTCAATTGTTCTGCTCAAGTCTTCACCAATGCTGACTTTGAGGATTTTACAGATTGTCCTGAGTTCTTAGGTGAAGTGGGCAAGGCCGAAGGTTGGATTACTGTTATTACCAATGCAGACTATTATAATTGTGGGTTCACGGCCGAGGTCTTTCCATCTCCAACCGAAGCTTCTTCAGGTACCGGTTACATGGGGATGGGAACTTATGGCAACCTAAATGGCTCCGCAGAATCCATAGGTCAAGTTTTGAGTGAACCACTCGTCGTAGGTACGACCTACTCTTTTACAGTAGACGTAAAAGATGTAACCGGAGGATCTTTCGGTCAAGACTGTACTGGATTATGTATTTACGGATTTGTTGGTCAACCCACCGAAGGCCTGGCATTTATTCACACTCAGGATTTAGAAGGCGCTGTGGAATTGGCTTGTTCGGATCAAGTATCTAGTTCTGAATGGACGACCGTTCCATTATCCTTTACCGCAGACCAAGCTTATGATTTCATCGTTTTAACTCCTGGAGTAAGTCCACAATGCTACCATTATTTCTTTATCGATAATATCCAGCAGGAAGACCTAGTAAACGTTCAAGAGACATCTGCTGAATTGAAAATAAACACCTCACTACGGCGAGGAGATCAATTGATTATCTCGGCATGGACCCCGAATTTCAACATCGGATGGTATGACCTTTCCGGCAGACTTATTAGGCAAGGAACTCTGAATAAAGTGCCCGCTGAACTGACGTCTGGAGTTTACTTCGTGCAGGTTTCGGAATCTGGAGTTCCTGTCCATAGTCAAAGAGTCCTCATAGTGGATTAA
- a CDS encoding helix-turn-helix transcriptional regulator, translated as MNMSSNPFVSCFFVLLSVAISLSSNAQVNLNDKEDLIIELIRSGETDSALVVANTFVNDAKNQEDKAQVEASYLQGIGLIAVEEYDSARSVLRSAEAKVNGDKLLRYKIKARVAYAHQQLYQLDSLKLELDFLMEHEEEGDSLSRAMAYFGMYQYYYRGEDKDIALKYIQRSREIFAALGDHKRAATFDAYIGRIYEELDNDSLAEVYQNSALTYHLENENLDEASYIYLERGSYYNGREQWDKAESDLLECIRLSNETGNLSNFANANQFLASTYTYVGRYEEAEQCIDASMVICEEYDIDICRVYAHMHYADLFLKSGDYDRSIYHGELLVSFPKEFFLDEVYDGYGLLSQAYAAKGNFQRAYETMEVEMMLSDSLFNIENQEALGALREEYEREKNMATIRELEAQAEIDELKQNGLIGGIAIVVIMSLITLNREIKRRKNARKLHQLEIELKEAEEERLKEELRNKNRELTAKALQIAQKNEVLSSLQKQLEDLAQSNDEGGVRSVVNSLKLEKAIDGNWEQFTQQFTELNPNFYQDLIQTSPKLSKNDLRLAALLRMNLSSKEIARILNISDEGVKKARQRFRKKLELNTEDSLEAYVLSI; from the coding sequence ATGAATATGTCATCCAACCCTTTTGTTTCTTGCTTCTTCGTGTTGCTTTCGGTCGCGATTTCGCTAAGCTCTAATGCTCAAGTAAATCTCAACGACAAGGAAGACCTTATCATTGAACTAATACGATCGGGAGAAACTGACAGTGCCTTGGTGGTTGCGAATACATTCGTGAACGACGCCAAGAATCAGGAGGATAAAGCGCAGGTCGAGGCTTCTTATCTCCAAGGCATCGGTCTAATCGCTGTAGAAGAATACGATTCAGCCAGAAGCGTATTGCGTTCGGCGGAAGCCAAAGTAAACGGAGACAAATTATTGCGCTACAAGATCAAAGCACGCGTGGCCTATGCCCATCAGCAGTTGTATCAATTAGACTCCTTGAAGTTAGAACTTGACTTCCTCATGGAACATGAAGAGGAAGGAGATTCTCTTTCCAGAGCCATGGCTTACTTCGGAATGTACCAATATTACTACCGAGGAGAAGACAAAGACATTGCGCTGAAATACATACAACGTTCAAGAGAGATTTTTGCAGCTCTTGGTGACCACAAAAGGGCCGCTACTTTTGACGCGTACATCGGTCGGATTTATGAGGAGCTAGACAACGATTCACTGGCAGAGGTGTATCAAAACAGCGCCTTAACCTACCACTTGGAAAACGAGAATTTAGACGAAGCCTCGTATATCTACCTCGAGCGTGGTTCTTATTACAATGGGAGGGAACAATGGGATAAAGCAGAAAGCGACCTCCTAGAATGTATCCGACTTTCGAATGAAACGGGTAACCTTTCAAACTTTGCCAACGCGAATCAATTTCTAGCGTCAACCTACACCTATGTCGGACGTTACGAGGAAGCAGAACAATGCATTGATGCGTCAATGGTGATTTGTGAAGAGTACGATATCGACATATGCCGTGTCTATGCTCACATGCATTACGCTGATCTGTTCCTGAAATCAGGCGATTATGACCGCTCCATTTACCACGGTGAACTTCTGGTTTCTTTTCCGAAGGAATTCTTCCTAGATGAGGTTTATGATGGCTACGGTCTGCTAAGTCAAGCTTACGCCGCTAAAGGGAATTTCCAACGTGCTTATGAGACCATGGAAGTGGAGATGATGCTTTCCGATTCACTGTTCAACATTGAAAACCAGGAAGCCTTAGGTGCTTTACGCGAAGAGTATGAACGTGAGAAGAACATGGCGACGATTCGTGAACTGGAGGCTCAAGCCGAGATCGATGAGCTCAAGCAAAACGGACTCATTGGGGGCATTGCCATCGTAGTCATCATGTCGTTGATTACCCTGAACCGTGAGATCAAACGCCGTAAGAATGCACGGAAGCTACATCAATTAGAGATTGAGCTGAAGGAAGCTGAAGAAGAAAGACTCAAGGAAGAGCTCAGAAACAAAAACCGTGAGTTGACAGCAAAAGCATTACAAATTGCCCAAAAGAATGAAGTGCTTTCTTCACTTCAGAAGCAATTAGAAGATTTGGCTCAAAGCAATGATGAAGGAGGTGTTCGCTCGGTTGTAAACTCCTTGAAACTAGAGAAAGCCATTGACGGAAACTGGGAGCAATTCACGCAACAGTTCACCGAGCTAAACCCGAACTTCTATCAGGACTTGATCCAAACAAGTCCGAAGCTTTCTAAGAACGATCTTCGCTTGGCAGCCCTCTTACGTATGAACTTAAGTTCGAAGGAAATTGCTCGAATTCTGAATATCTCAGACGAGGGTGTCAAGAAGGCAAGACAACGATTCCGTAAGAAACTGGAGTTGAATACAGAAGATAGTCTTGAAGCCTATGTATTGTCTATATAG
- a CDS encoding class I SAM-dependent methyltransferase, whose amino-acid sequence MKGIDIYLIDQILKDRYTPGETILDAGGGGGRNLKWFLQEGFEVIIQDIDPERELQVQEKYPEAKYRWMTEELSELSLKSNSVDHVICNAVLHFAKDRRHFDQMLDQLVRVCRSGGSIFIRTNCIFGVEDSIKSIGDGWYNLPDESDRFLIDAEIFDAIKNDPRFELGEIPKWTSVNGLRVMMTLVLIVK is encoded by the coding sequence ATGAAAGGCATCGACATCTACCTCATCGACCAAATTCTCAAAGATCGTTACACTCCAGGTGAGACCATTTTGGATGCTGGAGGTGGTGGCGGACGAAACCTCAAGTGGTTTTTGCAGGAGGGGTTTGAGGTGATCATTCAAGATATTGATCCCGAGCGGGAGCTTCAGGTGCAGGAGAAATATCCTGAGGCGAAGTATCGATGGATGACTGAAGAGCTTTCTGAGCTATCGTTGAAAAGTAATTCGGTGGACCATGTCATTTGCAATGCTGTATTGCATTTTGCAAAGGATCGAAGGCATTTTGACCAGATGCTCGATCAGTTGGTGCGGGTGTGTCGCTCAGGGGGAAGCATCTTCATTCGCACGAACTGCATTTTCGGTGTGGAAGATTCTATCAAATCCATCGGAGATGGGTGGTACAACTTACCGGATGAAAGTGATCGATTCCTGATTGATGCTGAAATCTTTGATGCCATCAAAAATGACCCAAGGTTCGAATTGGGTGAGATTCCAAAATGGACCAGCGTGAATGGTTTGCGCGTAATGATGACGCTAGTGCTGATCGTCAAGTAG
- a CDS encoding GNAT family N-acetyltransferase translates to MDISVRIIQRETKGFAIAESEGTKAGEMTYSVAGPELIIIDHTDVMDGFQGKGVGRIMLNAIVEKARKEGFKILPLCPFAKSRFDKDESIRDVLS, encoded by the coding sequence ATGGATATTTCAGTACGTATCATTCAACGTGAGACGAAAGGTTTCGCTATCGCGGAATCGGAAGGGACCAAGGCTGGAGAAATGACTTATTCGGTAGCTGGCCCTGAACTCATCATCATCGATCACACCGACGTCATGGACGGTTTCCAAGGCAAAGGTGTAGGAAGAATTATGCTCAATGCGATTGTAGAGAAAGCACGAAAGGAAGGGTTTAAGATCTTGCCGCTTTGTCCGTTCGCGAAGAGTAGGTTTGATAAAGATGAATCGATTAGAGACGTGCTTTCATAG